In Candidatus Chlorohelix allophototropha, one DNA window encodes the following:
- a CDS encoding NAD-dependent malic enzyme — MNITPNASYSFTLRIEIPNRVGMLSQIMAAIANSGGDLGAIDIVQASRDKMVRDITVSAGSEQHADEITSNVAVIEDVNIINVSDRTFLLHLGGKISVNSKIPLKTRDQLSMAYTPGVARVCNAIAEDKSKVYSLTIKGNTVAVVTDGTAVLGLGNIGPEAAMPVMEGKAMLFKEFGQVDAFPICLSTQNTEEIIQTVKAIAPTFGGINLEDISAPRCFEIEKRLIEELDIPVMHDDQHGTAVVVLAALLNALKVVNKNIGEIKVVVNGIGAAGVACSKILMAAGVQHIIGCDRRGAVYKGRVEDMNVAKEWYAEHTNFEGERGTLVNAMKDADVFLGLSGPNTCTVKHLKQMARDPIVFALANPTPEIQPEDAAPYVAVMATGRSDYPNQINNVLCFPGIFRGALDCRATKINDQMKLAAARAIQSIISEDELSADYIIPSVFDRRVGVSVAKAVMDAAYETGVARRERKSSSGNTVAPLPTSV, encoded by the coding sequence CCAGTTACAGTTTTACGCTGCGAATCGAAATCCCTAACCGGGTAGGGATGTTAAGCCAAATAATGGCTGCTATCGCCAACTCCGGCGGAGACCTCGGTGCAATTGATATTGTACAGGCTAGCCGTGACAAAATGGTTCGTGATATTACGGTATCAGCCGGCTCTGAGCAACATGCCGATGAAATTACTTCAAATGTTGCCGTTATTGAAGATGTGAATATTATCAATGTCAGCGACCGCACTTTCCTACTTCATTTGGGCGGAAAAATTTCGGTTAACTCCAAAATCCCGCTTAAAACCCGCGACCAGTTGAGCATGGCTTATACTCCCGGTGTCGCGCGTGTTTGCAACGCCATTGCTGAAGACAAGAGCAAGGTCTATTCTCTAACTATAAAGGGCAACACAGTTGCAGTTGTCACGGATGGAACGGCGGTTTTGGGACTTGGCAATATCGGACCGGAAGCAGCTATGCCAGTCATGGAAGGCAAAGCCATGCTCTTCAAAGAGTTCGGACAGGTAGACGCTTTCCCGATTTGCCTCTCAACGCAGAATACCGAAGAGATAATTCAGACTGTAAAAGCCATAGCGCCTACTTTTGGAGGCATTAACCTAGAAGATATTTCTGCCCCGCGTTGCTTCGAAATTGAGAAAAGGCTGATTGAGGAACTCGATATTCCGGTAATGCACGATGACCAGCATGGTACGGCGGTAGTGGTGTTAGCCGCTCTTTTAAACGCCCTCAAAGTGGTCAACAAAAATATCGGCGAAATAAAAGTGGTGGTAAATGGGATTGGTGCTGCCGGAGTAGCTTGCAGCAAAATCCTGATGGCAGCAGGGGTACAGCATATCATTGGTTGTGACCGACGCGGCGCAGTTTATAAAGGGCGTGTCGAAGATATGAACGTTGCCAAAGAATGGTACGCCGAACACACCAATTTTGAAGGCGAACGCGGCACTTTGGTGAATGCGATGAAAGATGCGGATGTGTTCTTGGGCTTAAGCGGTCCCAATACTTGTACCGTCAAACATCTCAAGCAAATGGCACGCGACCCGATTGTGTTCGCCCTCGCCAACCCCACTCCGGAAATCCAGCCTGAGGATGCCGCGCCCTATGTGGCAGTTATGGCGACCGGACGTAGCGACTATCCCAATCAAATTAACAACGTGCTGTGTTTCCCCGGTATCTTTCGCGGTGCGCTAGATTGCCGAGCCACCAAGATTAATGACCAGATGAAATTGGCGGCAGCCCGCGCTATCCAGTCTATCATTTCCGAGGATGAATTGAGTGCAGACTATATCATACCCAGTGTGTTTGATCGCCGGGTGGGTGTAAGTGTAGCTAAAGCGGTAATGGATGCTGCTTACGAAACAGGCGTGGCACGCCGCGAACGCAAATCCAGTTCCGGTAATACAGTTGCGCCGTTGCCCACTTCCGTATAA
- a CDS encoding flippase yields MQTHTPPGKNNLAPVPTRQRFRQNLLLGLALLIFACLACLPGLVTSQNTLSVSIISTQPINDSLRYDWDAARDLLLDRQPPLWHANSPLLASSPVPALYPFSILYYVNLNIFLFAAFHLWVALIGIGLLAKRLQNKAWRISGILAGFALVLVGLPALRPDHMAALAWLPLAIWLPLSSRRYVKMLGLALALGFIALAVETTFALTLLGGVSLWLILVEAKAGKWKSKAVFGSMLWAIIVLALALGLAGPQLFPRLSYQPINYSTPATLEPQINGATLLGIRQINETDLRYTLQIDSSSTSHNIEMVVPERYDSGWQAQYSLPDEPNKFSEAKLVSTPEGWRKISLESTPGTNVLTVRLRYNPISFTLGLYATFLSVASMAMILLVLGWIRFYREDERDHPLRRIVKNSVTPMFAQLAGKVIDFGFAFISLRLLGPEGNGRYTFAVTTWLFFNTLADFGLETLVTREVARDRSHANTNRYFSTMLVTRLSFSALSLPIAMLWVGGFSLTGEMTGDVALAVALLMVGMMPSAVSGTLSAVFRGHEKFEYLAANQILGSIIKVPLGLGALLIGWGVAGLAATSIAVNLIAMSSLWTIFTREVIKPDIRKGFERALVPAMLKSAFPLMLNGFLISIMFKSDVFLLFPFRGDIEVGLYNSGYKFIDALLIFPSAITLALFPLFSTYSRDSRENLMRAYSEALRLLIIIGLPISAGTLFIANDLIGAAFGDKFLPGGAIALQILIWFLPFSYINGVTQYVLIALDKQRYITIAVLITAGVNIGGNLIFIPFFGYIAASAMTIATEVILLIIYSILMRRMFAPIPFFKTMARPVVATLVMMAVLTLITVVFGFNNFFVTIIVGVAVFLGGLVLFGGVTGEDMRYLRKIVRK; encoded by the coding sequence GTGCAAACTCACACTCCACCCGGCAAGAATAATTTAGCGCCCGTCCCTACGCGCCAGCGTTTTCGGCAAAATTTATTGCTAGGGTTGGCGCTTTTAATATTCGCCTGCCTCGCTTGCTTGCCCGGTCTAGTCACTTCCCAAAATACCCTGAGTGTTTCTATAATCTCTACACAGCCGATAAATGACTCTTTACGATACGATTGGGATGCCGCCCGTGACCTCTTGCTTGATCGCCAACCCCCGCTCTGGCACGCCAATAGCCCCTTGCTAGCATCTAGTCCTGTTCCAGCGCTATATCCCTTCTCAATATTATATTATGTAAACTTAAATATATTCCTATTCGCCGCTTTTCATCTATGGGTCGCGTTGATAGGAATCGGGCTACTGGCGAAACGATTACAAAACAAAGCATGGCGCATCAGCGGAATATTAGCCGGATTCGCCCTGGTTCTAGTGGGATTACCAGCCTTACGCCCCGATCATATGGCGGCATTGGCATGGCTACCGCTGGCTATTTGGTTGCCCCTCTCCTCTCGCCGTTATGTGAAAATGCTAGGGCTGGCGTTGGCGCTTGGCTTCATAGCGCTGGCGGTAGAAACTACTTTCGCCCTTACGCTGCTAGGTGGCGTAAGCTTGTGGCTAATATTGGTAGAAGCTAAGGCAGGCAAATGGAAAAGCAAAGCGGTTTTTGGCAGCATGCTGTGGGCGATAATCGTGCTGGCGTTGGCTTTGGGGCTGGCAGGTCCACAACTATTTCCGCGCCTTTCTTACCAACCCATCAACTACAGCACTCCCGCCACCCTAGAACCGCAAATAAACGGCGCAACTCTACTCGGAATCAGACAAATCAACGAAACGGACTTGCGCTATACCCTGCAAATAGACTCCTCCAGCACATCCCACAACATCGAAATGGTAGTGCCGGAGCGTTACGATAGCGGTTGGCAAGCGCAATATAGCCTGCCCGATGAGCCAAACAAATTCAGCGAGGCGAAGTTGGTAAGCACTCCAGAGGGCTGGCGCAAAATTAGCCTCGAATCAACCCCCGGAACGAATGTATTAACCGTGCGCCTGCGTTACAATCCCATCTCCTTTACGCTGGGTCTGTACGCTACCTTCCTTTCGGTTGCCAGCATGGCAATGATTCTGCTGGTACTTGGTTGGATACGCTTCTATCGCGAAGATGAACGCGATCATCCTTTGCGGCGTATCGTGAAAAACAGCGTTACACCGATGTTCGCGCAACTGGCGGGCAAAGTAATCGATTTCGGTTTCGCCTTTATCTCCCTTCGCTTGCTTGGTCCTGAAGGCAACGGGCGTTATACTTTCGCCGTAACCACTTGGCTCTTCTTCAATACGCTGGCAGATTTTGGTCTGGAAACGTTGGTTACACGCGAAGTAGCCCGTGACCGCAGCCACGCTAACACCAACCGCTATTTCAGTACCATGCTGGTAACACGCTTGAGCTTCTCCGCCTTGTCGCTGCCCATCGCTATGCTATGGGTGGGCGGCTTCAGCCTCACCGGAGAAATGACGGGGGATGTGGCGCTGGCGGTTGCCTTGCTAATGGTAGGCATGATGCCTAGTGCGGTTTCCGGCACACTGTCGGCGGTCTTTCGGGGTCACGAAAAATTCGAATATCTGGCAGCGAACCAAATTCTAGGCTCCATCATTAAAGTCCCACTGGGGCTAGGCGCATTGCTCATCGGGTGGGGTGTGGCAGGTCTTGCCGCCACTTCCATTGCAGTGAACCTGATAGCGATGTCCTCACTATGGACTATTTTTACACGCGAAGTAATCAAGCCCGATATTCGCAAGGGCTTCGAGCGTGCGCTTGTACCTGCAATGCTAAAAAGCGCCTTCCCTTTGATGCTGAATGGCTTCCTCATCAGCATAATGTTCAAGAGTGATGTATTCTTGCTCTTTCCCTTCAGGGGCGATATTGAGGTAGGCTTGTATAATTCTGGCTACAAGTTTATAGACGCGCTACTGATTTTTCCCTCTGCTATCACGCTGGCATTGTTCCCCCTTTTCAGCACCTACAGCCGCGACTCGCGCGAAAACTTGATGCGAGCCTATTCGGAAGCCCTGCGCCTATTGATTATCATCGGTTTGCCCATTTCAGCCGGAACTCTCTTTATAGCAAACGACCTGATTGGCGCAGCGTTCGGCGACAAATTCTTACCGGGTGGTGCAATCGCTCTGCAAATTCTGATCTGGTTCCTGCCCTTCAGCTACATAAACGGTGTCACCCAATACGTGCTGATTGCGCTAGACAAGCAACGCTATATTACAATAGCAGTGTTGATTACCGCCGGAGTAAACATTGGGGGAAATCTGATTTTCATTCCCTTCTTCGGCTATATCGCTGCTAGCGCCATGACCATCGCCACCGAAGTAATATTGCTGATAATCTACAGTATCCTGATGCGCCGAATGTTTGCGCCCATCCCATTTTTTAAAACGATGGCGCGTCCTGTTGTGGCTACGCTAGTAATGATGGCGGTTTTGACGTTGATTACAGTAGTCTTCGGCTTCAACAATTTCTTTGTCACAATTATTGTAGGAGTAGCAGTATTCCTAGGTGGATTGGTGCTGTTTGGCGGAGTTACCGGGGAAGATATGCGCTACCTACGTAAAATAGTTCGGAAATAG
- the argC gene encoding N-acetyl-gamma-glutamyl-phosphate reductase, producing the protein MESKIKVSIVGVTGYTGSELVRLLVRHPQVELLELEGRSAAGQPLGNVFPHLAPLGLSVKEKLERPAEADFIFLGLPHHASAERAAEIFEQAPNTRIIDLSADFRLRDRTTYEKWYGEHHAPYLLPEALYGLPELYRKQVTANTRLVANPGCYPTCSSLALAPALSEKIIEPYVVINALSGTSGAGRGLKQNLHYSEMHDSASAYGLEGHRHAPEITQILTDVNQQAKVTVSFTPHLMPLARGMLATCSARLSPEWLAQYSANPNAAIRTLYSNFYAGEQFVRIVTTPPTTKEVFGSNYCFLYPTVDIEAGRLVVISVIDNLVKGAAGQAIQNMNLLSGLPESLGLEALGIYP; encoded by the coding sequence ATGGAAAGTAAAATCAAAGTTTCGATAGTGGGCGTAACAGGTTATACCGGCAGCGAACTAGTACGTTTGCTAGTACGTCACCCGCAGGTGGAATTACTGGAACTGGAAGGGCGTAGCGCCGCCGGACAACCGCTCGGCAATGTCTTCCCACACCTAGCCCCACTGGGCTTGAGCGTCAAGGAAAAACTCGAACGCCCTGCCGAAGCCGATTTTATCTTTCTGGGTTTGCCCCATCACGCCTCCGCCGAACGCGCCGCCGAAATATTCGAGCAAGCGCCGAATACCCGTATTATAGATTTATCGGCAGATTTTCGCCTACGCGACCGCACCACCTACGAAAAATGGTATGGCGAACATCACGCTCCCTACCTATTGCCCGAAGCTCTCTACGGCTTGCCGGAACTTTATCGCAAGCAAGTAACCGCTAACACCCGCCTTGTAGCTAACCCCGGTTGTTACCCTACTTGCAGTAGCCTTGCACTTGCGCCTGCATTGTCTGAAAAAATCATCGAACCGTATGTGGTCATAAACGCACTCTCCGGCACGAGCGGGGCAGGACGCGGTTTGAAGCAAAACCTACACTACAGCGAAATGCACGATAGCGCCAGCGCGTATGGTCTGGAGGGTCACCGCCACGCCCCTGAGATTACCCAGATTCTAACCGATGTAAACCAACAAGCTAAGGTTACAGTGTCCTTCACCCCACACTTGATGCCGCTCGCACGTGGTATGCTGGCAACCTGCTCGGCGCGCCTCTCACCCGAATGGCTGGCGCAATACTCCGCCAACCCCAACGCCGCAATTCGCACCCTATACAGCAATTTCTACGCCGGAGAACAGTTCGTAAGAATAGTCACGACCCCACCGACCACCAAAGAGGTCTTTGGCTCAAACTATTGCTTCCTCTACCCCACCGTTGATATTGAAGCAGGGCGGTTAGTGGTAATCTCGGTGATCGACAATCTGGTCAAGGGTGCGGCAGGACAGGCAATTCAGAACATGAACTTGTTGTCGGGACTGCCGGAATCTCTCGGATTGGAAGCGTTGGGCATATACCCCTAG
- a CDS encoding phage tail protein encodes MSASDNSDPFMGDIRLFEGTDEHRGWILCSGQTLQISNNTAMFSLIGTMYGGDGVVNFRIPNFNENASPDLQFYIALSGIYPSRSLAPYVGDIRLFNDMDAPNGWALCDGSMLPISQYPDLYACIGTTYGGDDNENFALPNFNGGSWDNKHIIALTGSPRQPGIRLSF; translated from the coding sequence ATGTCAGCATCCGACAATTCAGACCCTTTTATGGGTGACATCAGACTCTTTGAGGGGACAGACGAACATCGAGGCTGGATTTTATGCAGTGGGCAAACATTGCAAATCTCTAATAACACCGCCATGTTTAGCCTTATTGGTACTATGTATGGTGGAGATGGCGTAGTTAACTTTAGGATACCCAATTTTAACGAAAACGCATCCCCGGACCTACAATTCTATATTGCGCTGTCCGGTATTTACCCGTCACGTTCACTTGCTCCTTACGTCGGTGACATCAGGTTGTTTAATGATATGGACGCACCGAACGGTTGGGCTTTATGTGACGGGTCTATGTTGCCAATCTCTCAATACCCCGATTTGTATGCCTGCATCGGCACTACCTACGGCGGGGACGACAATGAAAATTTTGCTTTGCCCAATTTTAATGGAGGCTCTTGGGATAATAAACACATAATTGCCCTGACAGGTAGTCCACGCCAACCCGGAATCAGGCTTTCCTTCTAA
- the eno gene encoding phosphopyruvate hydratase yields the protein MTEIESVIAREILDSRGNPTVEVEVGLSGGALGRAGVPSGASTGAHEAVELRDGDAKRYGGKGVLKAVNNVNTLIADALEGLDASDQVGIDKIMLELDGTHNKAKLGANAILGVSMAVARAAAEQFGLPLYRYLGGVGARTLPVPMMNILNGGKHAEDSTDFQEFMIMPVGAKSFAEALQWGAEIYQSLKKVIHGRGLSVGIGDEGGFAPSLKNNEAAIEVILEAIQKAGYTPGEQIFIALDPATTELYQDGKYVLAKEGRELSSAEMVDFWANWVEKYPIISIEDGLAEDDWAGWKLMTDRLGNRLQIVGDDHLVTNTKRLSRSILEGTTNSMLTKVNQIGSLTETIEAVTMAQRAGFTAVMSHRSGETEDTFIADLAVALNTMQIKTGAPARSERVAKFNQLLRIEEELGVGAVYPGKAAFYNLGAK from the coding sequence ATGACTGAAATTGAATCAGTAATTGCACGGGAAATACTCGATTCGCGTGGGAATCCCACCGTTGAAGTAGAAGTAGGCTTGTCCGGGGGCGCTCTTGGGCGTGCCGGAGTACCGAGCGGAGCTAGCACTGGTGCACATGAAGCAGTTGAATTGCGCGATGGCGATGCCAAGCGTTACGGCGGCAAGGGCGTGCTGAAAGCAGTTAACAATGTAAATACCCTTATTGCTGATGCGTTGGAAGGGTTAGATGCCAGCGACCAAGTCGGTATTGATAAAATCATGCTCGAACTTGATGGCACTCATAACAAGGCAAAACTGGGCGCAAATGCTATTCTGGGTGTTTCAATGGCAGTGGCACGCGCCGCAGCAGAACAATTTGGCTTGCCTTTGTATCGTTATTTGGGCGGCGTAGGCGCGCGTACCTTACCCGTACCGATGATGAATATTCTGAACGGTGGGAAGCATGCTGAAGATTCCACCGATTTCCAGGAATTCATGATTATGCCAGTAGGGGCAAAGAGTTTCGCCGAAGCCCTGCAATGGGGCGCGGAGATTTACCAATCTCTCAAGAAGGTGATTCATGGCAGAGGTTTGAGCGTAGGCATCGGCGACGAGGGTGGTTTTGCACCTAGCCTCAAGAATAACGAAGCTGCAATCGAGGTAATTCTCGAAGCAATCCAAAAAGCAGGTTACACCCCCGGCGAGCAAATTTTCATCGCCCTAGACCCTGCCACCACTGAGCTTTATCAGGATGGTAAGTACGTGCTGGCTAAGGAAGGGCGTGAATTGAGTAGTGCCGAGATGGTTGATTTCTGGGCGAACTGGGTGGAAAAATACCCAATTATTTCTATCGAGGATGGTTTGGCTGAGGACGATTGGGCTGGCTGGAAACTGATGACCGATCGTTTGGGGAATCGTCTCCAAATTGTTGGTGATGATCATCTAGTAACCAATACCAAGCGGCTTTCCCGCAGCATCCTTGAAGGTACTACCAACTCGATGCTCACCAAAGTGAACCAGATCGGCTCTCTCACTGAAACTATCGAGGCGGTTACGATGGCACAACGCGCCGGCTTTACTGCCGTAATGAGCCATCGCAGCGGCGAAACCGAAGATACTTTCATTGCTGACCTCGCGGTTGCCCTCAACACTATGCAAATCAAGACCGGCGCACCGGCTCGTAGCGAGCGTGTGGCGAAATTCAACCAGCTTCTTCGCATTGAGGAAGAACTGGGCGTAGGCGCGGTTTATCCGGGTAAAGCAGCGTTTTATAATCTCGGCGCGAAGTAA
- a CDS encoding cysteine hydrolase family protein — protein sequence MSQTTALLIIDAQLNMFDENHPIYKAEGLLQNLQTLISKASKAAIPVFFVQNNGGVNEPDEPSTPGWLIHPALAPSNNDNLIQKTTENAFYQTSLKQKLDELAVKRLVIAGMQTDFCVNATTRGAVALGYEVILVSDAHSTFDSSNLSASQIIDQHNVAFGKLGKLLTTSQVGF from the coding sequence ATGAGCCAAACTACCGCTTTGTTAATTATTGATGCGCAACTGAATATGTTTGACGAGAACCATCCAATTTACAAGGCTGAAGGGCTTCTTCAAAACCTACAAACTCTCATATCAAAAGCTTCGAAGGCGGCTATTCCTGTTTTCTTTGTGCAGAATAACGGTGGCGTAAACGAACCGGACGAACCGAGTACGCCCGGTTGGCTAATTCACCCCGCTCTTGCTCCAAGTAATAACGACAACCTAATCCAAAAAACTACCGAGAACGCTTTTTACCAAACCTCTCTGAAGCAGAAATTAGACGAGCTAGCTGTAAAAAGATTGGTTATTGCCGGAATGCAAACCGACTTTTGTGTGAATGCCACCACCCGTGGGGCTGTTGCACTGGGTTATGAAGTAATCTTGGTAAGTGATGCCCACAGTACCTTTGACAGTTCTAACTTATCTGCTTCTCAGATTATTGACCAGCACAATGTAGCATTTGGCAAATTAGGCAAACTTCTCACTACGAGCCAGGTAGGATTTTGA
- a CDS encoding TMEM175 family protein gives MSSENRIREAEEKDTNRLEAFSDGVFAIAITLLVLEIKVPQNLGEDKSLADALIGLWTSYAAFVVSFLTILIMWINHHRLFKVIKRTNTMLLVSNGILLMFITFIPFPTAVLAAYIDKPDQTAAAIFNSITYFFIAVSFNLLWWSAAYKKRLLDPRSDTELVKAITFSYYFGPPLYLLSGILALYSVAASLLLVVGLAFFFAFSRSEIKTTKD, from the coding sequence ATGTCGAGTGAAAACCGTATTAGAGAAGCAGAAGAAAAGGATACTAACCGATTAGAGGCATTTAGTGATGGCGTGTTCGCGATTGCCATAACCTTGCTGGTATTGGAAATAAAAGTGCCACAAAATCTTGGAGAAGACAAAAGCCTCGCCGATGCCCTAATTGGTTTGTGGACTTCCTACGCTGCTTTTGTGGTCAGTTTTCTGACCATCCTGATTATGTGGATCAATCATCATCGCCTGTTCAAGGTAATCAAACGTACGAATACGATGTTATTGGTGTCGAACGGAATCCTGCTGATGTTTATCACTTTTATACCATTCCCTACGGCAGTATTAGCTGCCTACATTGATAAGCCAGACCAGACCGCTGCTGCCATTTTTAATAGCATAACCTATTTCTTTATAGCGGTTAGCTTTAACCTGCTGTGGTGGAGTGCTGCCTACAAAAAGCGCCTGCTCGACCCGCGTAGTGATACAGAACTGGTTAAAGCAATCACCTTTTCTTATTATTTTGGTCCCCCGCTCTACCTTCTAAGCGGGATTCTGGCGTTATACAGTGTGGCTGCCAGCCTTTTGCTGGTAGTAGGTCTGGCTTTTTTCTTCGCTTTTTCCCGCTCGGAAATTAAAACTACAAAAGATTAA
- a CDS encoding nitroreductase family deazaflavin-dependent oxidoreductase: MPKAYQRNFIVKFVNTLVTFLTKLGIAPKNQYILEVKGRKSGKIYTTPVILVVENTRRWLVSPYGEVQWVKNARAVGQVTLKRKGLTETVTITEIDGTERGEILKKYLKLASITQPYFNVSVDATLEAFEAEGKLHPVFSISV; this comes from the coding sequence ATGCCAAAAGCATATCAACGGAATTTTATCGTAAAGTTTGTTAACACGCTGGTCACTTTTCTCACCAAATTGGGGATTGCGCCAAAAAACCAGTATATTCTGGAAGTGAAAGGGCGCAAAAGTGGAAAGATTTATACTACCCCGGTAATCTTGGTAGTAGAAAATACCCGGCGGTGGCTAGTTTCACCTTACGGGGAAGTGCAATGGGTAAAAAATGCGCGTGCGGTTGGTCAGGTTACGCTAAAACGAAAAGGTTTAACCGAAACTGTAACAATTACTGAAATTGATGGTACAGAACGTGGCGAGATTCTCAAAAAATATCTCAAACTAGCCTCGATAACTCAACCCTATTTTAATGTTTCCGTCGATGCTACTTTGGAAGCCTTTGAGGCGGAAGGCAAACTCCATCCGGTATTTTCGATTAGCGTTTAA
- a CDS encoding ABC transporter ATP-binding protein: MPLLEVDSLRVGYGSREVVRNVSLAVEAGELVGIIGPNGCGKSTLIKAVSGLLKPASGKVRLAGHTLATLKHAERARLIGVVPQSPNLPETFTAVEVVMFGRTPYQHLLQNESLEDWKAVEKAMRSTDCWQLAERYVGELSGGERQRVLLAMALAQEPSFLLLDEPTTFLDINYQIEVMEIVMGWKAEGKAGQKRGVLAVFHELNLAAQYCDRLALMSKGEMLVTGTPAEVITADNILRAYGASVMVAPHPVNQQPTTFILPNLRKN, encoded by the coding sequence ATGCCGTTGCTAGAAGTAGATTCCCTACGAGTGGGTTACGGTTCGCGGGAAGTGGTTAGGAATGTTTCGTTGGCGGTGGAAGCAGGCGAACTGGTGGGCATTATCGGACCCAACGGCTGCGGCAAATCTACTCTCATCAAAGCGGTAAGCGGTTTGCTCAAACCCGCTTCGGGCAAGGTTCGTTTGGCAGGACATACGCTCGCTACTCTAAAACATGCCGAACGTGCGCGTCTCATTGGGGTCGTGCCGCAAAGCCCCAACCTACCCGAAACCTTCACCGCCGTTGAGGTGGTAATGTTCGGGCGCACCCCCTACCAGCATCTGCTGCAAAACGAATCGCTGGAAGATTGGAAAGCGGTGGAAAAAGCGATGCGCTCTACCGATTGCTGGCAACTGGCGGAACGTTACGTGGGCGAACTGAGCGGTGGAGAGCGCCAGCGTGTTTTGCTGGCGATGGCATTAGCGCAAGAGCCGAGCTTTTTACTGCTGGATGAGCCGACTACCTTCCTCGACATCAATTACCAGATCGAAGTGATGGAAATTGTGATGGGCTGGAAAGCGGAGGGCAAGGCAGGGCAAAAACGCGGGGTGCTGGCAGTTTTCCACGAATTGAATCTGGCAGCCCAATATTGCGATCGTCTCGCGCTCATGTCCAAAGGCGAAATGTTGGTTACGGGTACGCCTGCCGAGGTAATTACTGCTGATAATATCCTGCGAGCTTACGGAGCAAGCGTGATGGTTGCACCGCATCCGGTTAATCAACAGCCGACCACCTTTATCCTCCCCAACCTTCGAAAAAACTGA
- a CDS encoding FecCD family ABC transporter permease has product MRLDAKGESESTPLELNRAEQRRPSGIRLAGSPLYRSWKRRAVLVTGGLVTLALVLLWCSTIGAVSVPLGDALSIIWNHTLGKIFPPFSETYSQGHDSIIWDVRVPRVLLAGVVGASLASAGATYQGLFRNPLAEPYLVGVAQGAAVGAVVALVLPLPLFLYSAGAVQWMAFAAAAVTVTAVYGLARVGGRVPTTTLLLAGIAIGSLATAFTSLLTYLNADKLVTVYSWLLGGFNLSSWDKLLQTLPYIIVGLTLVNLYGRRLNVLQLGEEQASNLGLNVEALKLVLVLAATLMTAAAVSVSGIIGFVGLVAPHTVRLLTGNDHRLLLPLSAIFGATFMVLADMLARTLTQSEVPVGIITAFAGAPFFIYLLRRKKRMVF; this is encoded by the coding sequence ATGCGCCTCGATGCAAAGGGAGAATCAGAAAGCACCCCGTTAGAACTTAATCGAGCGGAACAACGCCGCCCCTCCGGCATTCGATTAGCGGGTTCACCACTATACCGTAGTTGGAAAAGACGTGCCGTATTGGTCACGGGCGGGTTGGTGACGTTGGCGCTGGTATTGCTGTGGTGCAGCACAATCGGGGCAGTGTCGGTGCCACTTGGCGATGCGCTCAGTATTATCTGGAATCACACGCTTGGTAAGATTTTCCCGCCTTTCTCCGAAACTTATTCGCAAGGTCACGACTCTATAATCTGGGATGTGCGCGTGCCGAGAGTGTTGCTGGCGGGAGTGGTGGGTGCAAGCCTCGCCTCTGCCGGAGCGACCTATCAAGGGCTTTTCCGCAACCCGTTGGCAGAACCCTATCTGGTAGGAGTGGCGCAAGGGGCAGCGGTTGGCGCAGTGGTGGCGTTGGTGTTACCGCTACCGCTCTTTTTGTATAGCGCGGGAGCAGTACAATGGATGGCGTTTGCAGCTGCGGCTGTCACCGTTACAGCGGTTTATGGATTGGCGCGAGTGGGTGGGCGCGTTCCTACCACTACCCTATTGCTGGCGGGTATCGCGATTGGTTCGCTGGCAACAGCGTTCACCTCCTTGCTTACCTACCTTAACGCCGATAAACTGGTAACTGTTTATAGCTGGCTGCTAGGTGGATTCAACCTGTCTAGTTGGGATAAATTGCTGCAAACCCTGCCCTATATAATAGTAGGGCTTACCCTCGTGAACCTGTATGGGCGAAGGCTAAACGTGCTGCAACTGGGCGAAGAACAAGCTTCCAATCTCGGCTTAAATGTTGAAGCGTTGAAATTGGTGCTGGTGTTGGCGGCAACCCTCATGACGGCGGCGGCGGTTTCAGTGAGTGGAATAATCGGCTTTGTTGGTTTGGTTGCACCCCACACTGTGCGCCTTTTGACCGGAAACGACCATCGCTTGTTGTTGCCGCTCTCGGCTATCTTCGGCGCAACTTTTATGGTGCTAGCGGATATGTTGGCGCGTACCCTTACCCAGAGCGAAGTTCCGGTAGGGATTATCACCGCTTTTGCGGGCGCACCCTTCTTTATCTATCTGCTCAGGCGCAAGAAACGGATGGTTTTTTAA